Proteins co-encoded in one Bremerella sp. TYQ1 genomic window:
- a CDS encoding 2-isopropylmalate synthase, with amino-acid sequence MNNSHIKIFDTTLRDGEQSPGASMNRAEKMEIAQALVDLGVDIIEAGFPIASPGDFESVKEIATNIRGASICGLARCNPKDIERAWEALKHSEQPRIHVFLATSAIHREFKLRMTPDEIITRGVDGVKLAASFCDDVEFSPEDASRTEPDFLCRVVEAAIDAGATTVNIPDTVGYATPNHMFKVISDLKNRVPNIDKAVISVHCHDDLGMAVANSLAGVEAGAGQIECTINGIGERAGNASLEEVVMALRTRHDYYNVETKINTKRLVPTSRLLSNITGLQVQRNKAIVGRNAFAHESGIHQDGMLKEPTTYEIMRPEDVGLEKTDLVLGKHSGRAALSDRAKALGYHLTAEQLQEVFDEFKKLADKKKDIYDGDIASLCDQQIRGEVRHGWVLDYLDVSHGTGKEPQVTMTLKRGDESKTAEVSEGDGPIDAAFWAIERITGVPITCKDFQVHSATLGRDALGEVTVEIESDKKTARGRGSSTDTVEATVHAILDAVNRICG; translated from the coding sequence ATGAATAACTCACACATCAAAATCTTCGATACCACTCTCCGCGACGGCGAACAGTCGCCTGGCGCCAGCATGAATCGCGCAGAGAAAATGGAGATCGCTCAAGCGCTTGTCGACCTCGGTGTCGACATCATCGAAGCGGGCTTCCCGATCGCTTCGCCGGGCGACTTCGAGTCGGTCAAAGAAATCGCCACCAACATTCGGGGCGCTTCGATCTGCGGTTTGGCTCGCTGCAATCCCAAAGATATCGAGCGAGCTTGGGAAGCCCTCAAGCATTCCGAGCAGCCTCGCATCCATGTCTTTCTCGCCACGAGTGCCATTCATCGCGAATTCAAACTTCGCATGACGCCGGACGAGATCATTACCCGCGGGGTCGATGGCGTGAAGCTTGCCGCTTCGTTCTGCGACGACGTCGAGTTCTCGCCGGAAGATGCTTCGCGTACCGAGCCCGACTTCCTTTGCCGAGTGGTTGAAGCGGCGATCGATGCCGGGGCGACCACCGTCAACATTCCCGATACGGTCGGCTACGCCACGCCGAATCATATGTTTAAGGTCATCTCCGATCTTAAGAACCGCGTCCCTAACATCGACAAAGCGGTGATCAGCGTTCACTGCCACGACGATCTCGGCATGGCGGTCGCCAACAGCTTGGCAGGCGTCGAAGCAGGCGCCGGTCAGATCGAGTGCACCATCAACGGCATCGGCGAACGTGCCGGCAATGCTTCGTTGGAAGAAGTCGTGATGGCTCTTCGCACGCGGCACGACTACTACAACGTCGAGACCAAGATCAACACCAAGCGACTTGTTCCGACCAGCCGTTTGTTGTCCAACATTACCGGGCTTCAAGTCCAGCGCAACAAAGCGATCGTCGGTCGCAACGCGTTCGCGCACGAGTCCGGCATTCACCAGGATGGGATGCTCAAAGAGCCGACCACTTACGAAATCATGCGTCCGGAAGATGTCGGGCTCGAAAAGACCGATCTCGTTCTCGGCAAGCACAGCGGCCGCGCGGCGTTGTCCGATCGTGCGAAAGCGCTCGGTTACCATCTCACCGCCGAACAATTGCAAGAGGTGTTCGACGAGTTCAAGAAGTTGGCCGATAAGAAGAAAGACATCTACGACGGCGACATCGCGTCGCTCTGCGATCAACAGATCCGCGGCGAAGTTCGTCACGGCTGGGTCCTCGATTACCTGGACGTCAGCCACGGCACCGGCAAAGAACCGCAAGTCACCATGACCCTCAAGCGTGGCGACGAATCGAAGACCGCCGAGGTTTCCGAAGGCGATGGCCCGATCGACGCTGCCTTTTGGGCGATCGAACGGATCACCGGCGTGCCGATTACCTGTAAAGATTTCCAAGTCCACAGCGCGACGCTCGGCCGAGACGCGTTGGGCGAAGTGACCGTCGAAATCGAGTCTGACAAAAAGACAGCACGCGGACGAGGCAGTTCGACCGACACCGTCGAAGCAACCGTCCACGCCATCCTGGACGCAGTAAACCGAATCTGCGGTTAG
- a CDS encoding DUF1559 domain-containing protein — MTIRRHGFTLVELLVVIAIIGILIALLLPAVQSAREAARRMQCSNNLKQICLAFHNYADVHKGFPQARITGVYDGANSVFSGWPTAILPYIEQGNLAELYNENLPHFHEDNQDLVRTQVDLFVCPSTPNGDRQVQLSTGPTESTLIADRYGGPGDYYVRLQTWVWPGGDTLDVGLDSNAATPMAKFTDGLSNTVLLGEVSARPVLYINGKAQTTPMTTQPGWSAWAGPQALRLRSYNDDCSAESDGTTTYQQVINVCNQQGLYSFHPAGAMVSLGDGSVRFLSETTDLETVVAMHTRSGGEVFTMP; from the coding sequence ATGACCATTCGCCGTCACGGTTTTACGCTGGTTGAGTTGCTCGTTGTGATTGCCATTATTGGGATTCTGATTGCTTTGTTGTTGCCGGCCGTTCAGTCGGCTCGCGAAGCGGCGCGGCGGATGCAATGCTCGAACAACCTCAAGCAAATCTGCCTCGCTTTTCACAACTATGCCGACGTCCACAAAGGGTTTCCTCAAGCACGAATCACTGGCGTGTACGACGGCGCGAACTCTGTTTTCTCTGGCTGGCCGACCGCCATTTTGCCCTACATCGAACAAGGCAACCTGGCCGAGTTATACAACGAGAACCTGCCCCACTTTCATGAAGACAACCAAGACTTAGTGCGAACGCAGGTCGACTTGTTCGTCTGCCCTTCGACACCCAACGGTGACCGCCAGGTTCAGCTTTCGACAGGGCCGACTGAATCGACATTGATCGCAGATCGTTACGGCGGACCAGGCGACTATTACGTGCGCCTGCAAACGTGGGTCTGGCCTGGGGGCGACACGCTGGACGTGGGACTCGACTCGAACGCGGCGACTCCGATGGCCAAGTTCACCGACGGGCTATCGAACACAGTACTGCTGGGCGAAGTGAGTGCTCGACCGGTGCTGTATATCAATGGCAAAGCTCAAACGACGCCGATGACCACGCAGCCTGGCTGGTCGGCCTGGGCAGGTCCTCAAGCATTGCGACTTCGCAGTTACAACGACGATTGCTCGGCCGAGTCGGACGGAACGACGACCTATCAACAGGTGATCAACGTTTGCAATCAGCAAGGGCTGTACAGCTTTCATCCTGCGGGCGCGATGGTTTCGTTGGGGGATGGCAGCGTGCGATTCCTTTCGGAAACTACCGACCTGGAAACGGTTGTCGCGATGCATACACGTTCCGGCGGCGAAGTTTTCACGATGCCGTAG
- a CDS encoding SMI1/KNR4 family protein: MSMNETDWTAFLQSYSAELASREERLNWAEVPQEARDKRWLGYPPATDDQIEATESRLGITLPEDVRAFYRVSNGWMLCDNSIYDLRPLEDWCWLREGDSDLWELCQSDEFAIEDDDDYGHEQGTKVCRSLLLNTRGDDASMLYDPFAKEDDLKLCFGTWASWNPAMEWTATTLSEYFVNEREITNQVDSA; this comes from the coding sequence ATGAGCATGAACGAAACGGATTGGACGGCATTCTTACAGTCGTATTCGGCCGAACTGGCTTCGCGTGAAGAGCGTTTGAACTGGGCCGAAGTGCCTCAAGAAGCACGCGACAAACGCTGGCTCGGTTACCCGCCGGCCACCGACGATCAAATCGAGGCAACCGAATCGCGCCTGGGAATTACGCTGCCGGAAGATGTCCGCGCGTTCTATCGCGTCTCGAACGGATGGATGCTTTGCGACAACAGCATCTACGACCTTCGACCGCTGGAAGATTGGTGCTGGCTTCGCGAGGGCGATTCCGACTTGTGGGAGCTTTGCCAGAGCGATGAGTTCGCGATCGAAGATGACGACGACTATGGGCACGAACAAGGGACCAAAGTTTGCCGCTCGTTGCTGCTCAACACACGTGGTGACGACGCCAGCATGCTGTACGACCCCTTCGCCAAGGAAGATGACTTGAAGCTTTGCTTTGGTACCTGGGCGTCATGGAATCCGGCAATGGAGTGGACGGCGACGACGCTTTCTGAATACTTCGTCAACGAACGCGAGATCACCAATCAGGTTGATTCGGCCTGA
- a CDS encoding cupin domain-containing protein — protein MIRFLQCLVVSCSFLVLAGLGIAMAHDNEGPLKVTTLVKSTDAWDGKPLPSYPKGQPEITILRIIIPAGERTPLHIHPVINAGVLLRGELDVHMENGKHLKMNAGDSLIEVVDKPHWGQNNGRVDAEIVVFYAGVKGESLTEKLDEHDHPIKP, from the coding sequence ATGATTCGGTTTCTACAGTGCTTGGTAGTTTCGTGTTCGTTTCTCGTGCTCGCGGGACTCGGCATCGCGATGGCACACGATAACGAAGGGCCTTTGAAGGTCACCACGCTGGTGAAGTCAACCGACGCGTGGGATGGCAAGCCGCTGCCGAGCTATCCGAAAGGGCAGCCAGAGATCACGATCTTGAGGATCATCATTCCCGCAGGGGAAAGAACGCCGCTGCATATTCATCCGGTCATCAACGCTGGCGTGCTGCTACGTGGAGAACTGGATGTCCACATGGAGAACGGCAAGCACTTGAAGATGAACGCAGGCGACTCCCTGATCGAAGTGGTCGACAAGCCGCACTGGGGTCAGAACAACGGACGTGTCGACGCCGAGATCGTTGTCTTTTATGCTGGCGTCAAAGGCGAATCGCTCACCGAAAAACTGGATGAGCACGACCACCCCATCAAGCCATGA
- a CDS encoding PIG-L deacetylase family protein, translating to MQLLTRKMFVCSLLSVVVAAVSFQVAVAQQASAQSTTDGTHRQDDKKLRIICFGAHPDDAEYKCGGTAIKWAQQGHHVKLVSVTNGDIGHWQMAGGELAQRRAKESAEAAKRMGVVSEVLDIHDGELMPTLENRRTITRLIRDWKADIVISHRPWDYHPDHRSVGELVQDAAFMVMVPYFCPDSPALKENPVFLYSSDRFLKPYPFRPDVAVALDDVFDAKIDALSALESQAYEGGALGSPEFVAQVPPASKPELRRKWLHDRWVERQGAEAKRFRGVLQQWYGEEAGSQIDFAETFEVCEYGRQVTPEELRELFPFFPED from the coding sequence ATGCAGTTGTTGACGCGAAAAATGTTCGTTTGTTCGTTGTTGTCGGTCGTGGTTGCGGCTGTCAGTTTTCAAGTGGCGGTCGCTCAACAGGCCTCAGCTCAATCCACCACCGATGGTACCCATCGGCAGGATGATAAGAAGCTGCGGATCATTTGTTTCGGGGCTCATCCGGACGATGCCGAATACAAGTGTGGCGGCACGGCCATCAAGTGGGCCCAGCAGGGGCATCACGTGAAGTTGGTTTCCGTTACCAATGGCGATATTGGACATTGGCAGATGGCCGGCGGAGAACTGGCCCAACGGCGTGCTAAGGAGTCGGCCGAAGCGGCCAAGCGAATGGGCGTGGTGTCGGAGGTGCTCGATATTCATGACGGCGAGCTGATGCCAACGCTCGAAAACCGCCGTACGATCACACGCCTGATTCGGGATTGGAAAGCGGACATTGTGATCAGTCACCGTCCTTGGGACTATCATCCCGACCACCGTAGCGTCGGCGAATTGGTCCAAGATGCTGCGTTCATGGTGATGGTTCCTTACTTCTGTCCCGATAGCCCGGCTTTGAAAGAGAATCCGGTCTTTCTTTATTCGAGCGACCGATTCCTGAAGCCTTATCCGTTTCGACCCGACGTCGCCGTCGCTCTAGACGATGTGTTCGACGCCAAGATTGATGCCCTGTCGGCGCTCGAATCACAAGCGTACGAAGGGGGCGCGCTCGGCAGTCCAGAGTTCGTCGCTCAAGTTCCTCCAGCTTCGAAGCCAGAGCTGCGGCGCAAATGGCTGCACGACCGCTGGGTCGAACGCCAAGGCGCGGAAGCCAAGCGATTCCGCGGCGTATTGCAGCAGTGGTACGGAGAAGAAGCAGGCAGTCAAATCGACTTTGCCGAAACGTTCGAGGTATGCGAATACGGCCGTCAGGTCACGCCGGAAGAATTGCGAGAACTGTTTCCGTTCTTCCCTGAAGACTAG
- a CDS encoding heme-binding protein, with amino-acid sequence MKTALIAGLCSLGILLVSSAVASADDAPGHAKPAEVDAPLPEGWPEPTAPGEIAVKEYPAYRSAVAQSGMKMDRADNLLFWQLFAHIKANDIAMTAPVVNTYSGESKDDRKVEMEFLYRTTKQGSTGDGLGQVDVLDHPGRTFVTIGVQGKMNEKVYQASLEKLENWLADHPKWKRNGDPRRLGYHGPMTDQEKRLWEVQIPVEAK; translated from the coding sequence ATGAAGACCGCGCTCATAGCTGGATTATGCTCGCTAGGAATCTTATTGGTTTCTTCGGCAGTGGCATCGGCCGACGATGCGCCTGGGCATGCCAAGCCCGCCGAAGTCGACGCGCCGCTTCCTGAAGGCTGGCCGGAACCAACCGCGCCTGGCGAGATCGCCGTGAAGGAGTATCCCGCCTATCGCAGTGCGGTCGCCCAAAGCGGCATGAAGATGGATCGGGCTGACAATCTTCTCTTCTGGCAGTTGTTCGCTCATATCAAAGCGAACGACATCGCCATGACTGCCCCCGTCGTCAACACCTACAGCGGCGAATCAAAAGACGACCGCAAAGTGGAGATGGAGTTTCTCTACCGCACCACGAAGCAGGGCAGCACCGGTGACGGACTCGGTCAGGTCGACGTCTTGGATCATCCCGGTCGAACATTCGTCACCATCGGCGTCCAGGGAAAAATGAATGAGAAGGTCTACCAAGCCTCGCTCGAGAAACTAGAAAACTGGCTCGCCGATCATCCTAAGTGGAAACGCAACGGCGACCCACGTCGGCTCGGTTATCACGGCCCCATGACCGATCAAGAAAAGCGTCTCTGGGAAGTTCAAATTCCAGTCGAAGCTAAGTAA
- a CDS encoding carboxypeptidase-like regulatory domain-containing protein has protein sequence MKSSILSGSLCALLVALLCVGCTSEAKVYSGTVSLDGNPLENAGVQLIANSSSARGEHYSTTDSSGKFTIASDPNNPITAGEYSVVVDKVPAEMGGQSIVPNQYRSQEKTPLKVSISADQTTIPAIELKSKS, from the coding sequence ATGAAGTCCTCAATCCTCTCCGGTTCGCTGTGCGCGCTGCTCGTAGCTTTGCTTTGTGTCGGTTGTACTAGCGAAGCAAAAGTTTATTCTGGCACCGTCAGCCTCGACGGCAATCCCCTCGAGAACGCCGGCGTTCAGCTCATTGCGAATAGTAGTTCGGCTCGCGGCGAACACTACAGCACGACCGATTCCAGTGGAAAGTTCACCATTGCCAGCGATCCCAACAATCCCATCACCGCTGGCGAGTACTCGGTGGTCGTCGATAAAGTGCCTGCCGAAATGGGCGGCCAAAGCATCGTGCCGAATCAGTACCGTAGTCAAGAGAAAACTCCGCTAAAGGTGTCGATCTCTGCGGACCAAACGACCATTCCGGCCATCGAATTGAAGAGCAAGTCGTAA
- a CDS encoding DUF1559 domain-containing protein, translating into MALRRGFTLVELLVVIAIIGVLIALLLPAVQQAREAARRMECTNKIKQLLIASHNVHDTYRVFPPAGGKSGAHNARVERKGPFNNLAGSFFFHLLPYIEENALYDKAIDAGGNMDSTVNSRRVNNYIIEAYRCPSERSPAGASGYGYPTGPDGTHAVCNYGVNFMAFCDQSNNNQEGASNIASITDGLSNTVFFGERYGQCTSSKSSLWANSSGTWAPQICRGRNPNGGACPVPQITPVYTSAGDSSSGGSSPHPGTMNIGLGDGSVRGVAGTVEAAVWQNLTNPIDGNVVGEY; encoded by the coding sequence ATGGCATTGCGCCGAGGTTTTACACTCGTCGAACTTCTAGTCGTCATTGCGATTATCGGAGTTCTAATTGCCTTATTGCTTCCTGCCGTGCAGCAGGCTCGTGAAGCTGCTCGAAGAATGGAATGCACCAACAAGATCAAGCAGTTGCTGATCGCTTCGCATAACGTTCACGATACGTACCGTGTCTTTCCGCCGGCTGGTGGTAAGTCTGGTGCGCACAATGCTCGAGTCGAACGTAAGGGTCCTTTCAACAACCTGGCTGGATCGTTCTTCTTTCATTTGCTGCCATACATCGAAGAAAACGCCCTCTACGACAAAGCGATTGACGCCGGCGGCAACATGGATAGCACCGTTAATAGCCGACGTGTGAACAACTATATCATCGAAGCGTATCGTTGCCCTTCGGAACGCAGCCCGGCGGGGGCAAGTGGGTATGGTTACCCGACAGGGCCTGATGGAACGCACGCAGTATGTAACTACGGCGTGAACTTCATGGCGTTTTGCGACCAGTCGAACAACAACCAGGAAGGGGCGTCGAACATTGCTTCGATCACCGATGGTCTTTCCAATACAGTTTTCTTTGGAGAACGATACGGCCAGTGCACTTCAAGCAAGTCGAGCTTGTGGGCGAACTCGTCAGGAACATGGGCTCCGCAGATCTGTCGCGGACGCAATCCAAATGGCGGAGCATGTCCTGTTCCCCAGATCACGCCGGTTTATACCAGTGCCGGCGATTCGAGCAGCGGTGGAAGTTCGCCTCACCCTGGCACGATGAACATCGGCCTGGGCGACGGAAGCGTGCGCGGCGTCGCCGGCACCGTGGAAGCTGCTGTCTGGCAAAACCTGACCAACCCAATCGATGGAAACGTGGTTGGCGAATACTAA
- a CDS encoding DcaP family trimeric outer membrane transporter, producing the protein MNRSTAICYLALLACSASMRGAVAETWFHDTPPVYEDFLSEFGQPASASARSRTWNGNVRPVAYVEPVLLDETPDLQPAQLTPPAPPTLRSIGIAYRQPSAETLPEVPDSVDPVLQNFDSSRFLSESNSLNVGFDFYSAPSFDDGLIIYGDNVAMKIGGYVKADFIYDFNPIDSTDSFVTTTIPVGAPPRTNSRFHARQTRMSFDTRWLTSFDQTVRIYVEGDFFSDDDQFRLRHAYGESGSLLVGRTFTTFTDTSAAPATLDFEGSVSSVNRRQAQARWTTPILHDEWELALAVEDTRFIVVAPPGIVGESRSPSPDFVGHLRLDKDWCQFQVASLHRIGGFQPDGQEVLTKYAWGFNFTGVAKVRPNTKAYYQIVFGEGIGSYRGLPDAAPVSATQSDLLGLMGWMVGVTHDWNDRWSSNFTYAENSLDNTPGQAPDDVHRTTYLAANIIWQPTERFRVGTEYLYGIRENVNGDTGAANRLQTSFIFDLP; encoded by the coding sequence ATGAACAGAAGCACTGCGATCTGCTATCTCGCCCTGCTGGCGTGTTCTGCCAGTATGCGCGGAGCGGTAGCCGAAACTTGGTTTCATGACACCCCACCGGTCTACGAAGACTTTCTCTCAGAGTTTGGGCAACCGGCGAGTGCCTCGGCTAGGTCTCGAACGTGGAACGGTAATGTTCGCCCGGTCGCTTACGTCGAACCGGTCTTGCTAGACGAAACGCCTGACTTGCAGCCAGCCCAGCTGACGCCCCCTGCCCCGCCGACGTTGCGTTCGATCGGAATCGCCTATCGCCAACCGAGTGCTGAGACACTTCCGGAGGTGCCTGATTCGGTAGATCCGGTACTGCAGAATTTCGACTCCAGCCGGTTTCTCAGTGAGTCCAACAGTTTGAACGTCGGCTTCGACTTTTACTCTGCCCCATCATTTGATGATGGTTTGATCATCTATGGGGACAACGTTGCAATGAAGATTGGCGGGTATGTGAAAGCCGACTTCATTTACGACTTTAATCCGATCGATTCGACCGATTCGTTTGTCACAACGACCATTCCGGTTGGGGCACCACCGAGAACGAACTCTCGCTTCCATGCGCGGCAGACACGTATGAGTTTTGATACCCGTTGGTTGACTAGTTTCGATCAAACAGTGCGGATCTATGTGGAAGGTGACTTCTTCAGCGACGACGACCAGTTTCGCCTTCGGCATGCTTACGGCGAGTCAGGTTCGCTTCTGGTTGGACGAACATTTACGACATTTACCGATACGTCAGCCGCTCCAGCAACACTCGACTTTGAAGGGTCGGTTTCGTCCGTGAATCGTCGACAAGCTCAAGCACGCTGGACGACACCGATTCTGCACGATGAATGGGAACTGGCGTTAGCCGTAGAAGATACCCGGTTTATTGTGGTCGCCCCGCCAGGCATCGTTGGCGAATCGCGTTCCCCTTCGCCAGACTTCGTGGGGCACCTTCGTTTGGACAAAGACTGGTGTCAATTTCAAGTGGCAAGCTTGCACCGGATTGGTGGTTTCCAACCGGATGGGCAAGAGGTGCTGACCAAGTACGCATGGGGCTTCAACTTCACCGGAGTTGCCAAAGTGCGTCCCAATACCAAAGCGTATTATCAGATTGTCTTTGGCGAAGGGATCGGCAGTTATCGTGGTCTGCCCGATGCGGCGCCTGTCTCGGCAACGCAAAGCGATTTATTGGGCCTGATGGGCTGGATGGTTGGTGTGACTCACGACTGGAACGACCGTTGGAGTTCTAACTTTACCTATGCGGAAAACAGCCTCGACAACACGCCCGGCCAGGCCCCCGACGATGTGCATCGAACGACCTACTTGGCCGCCAACATCATTTGGCAACCGACCGAACGATTCCGCGTCGGTACAGAATACCTCTACGGTATTCGCGAAAACGTGAACGGCGATACCGGAGCGGCGAATCGTTTGCAAACGTCGTTTATTTTTGATCTTCCGTAA
- a CDS encoding lactate/malate dehydrogenase family protein: MKITIVGTGRVGAAIAFAATINPMANELLLLNRTRDTAEGEAIDLMHATATQNSSMRIRAGDIPDSAGSDVIIFTASVPYGDPNRKRSELAGDNLAILKHWIPPLAEASPNAIIIMVSNPVDALTYAAWKLSQFPANRVIGTGTLLDSVRYRAMLSTELEIHADDIRAYILGEHGDTQFAAHSISVTGGERFYPSDTSRQLFERTVNVGYEVSRLKGHTSYGIALGTMMILDSIVYDLRHTMPVSVLIDGQFGVNDVCLSLPAVIGRQGITRVLQPPLSEEEQAAFHRSADAVKRCISSMGLITEDQK; the protein is encoded by the coding sequence ATGAAAATCACCATCGTCGGCACCGGTCGAGTCGGGGCGGCAATTGCGTTTGCTGCAACTATTAACCCGATGGCCAACGAACTGCTGCTCCTCAACCGGACACGCGATACGGCTGAGGGAGAAGCGATCGACCTCATGCATGCCACGGCCACGCAAAACAGCAGCATGCGAATCCGTGCCGGCGACATTCCCGATTCGGCCGGTTCCGATGTAATCATCTTCACCGCATCGGTACCGTATGGCGATCCTAACCGAAAACGCTCGGAGCTTGCCGGCGATAACCTAGCCATACTCAAGCATTGGATCCCACCGCTGGCCGAAGCAAGTCCCAACGCCATCATTATTATGGTGAGCAACCCGGTCGATGCGTTGACCTATGCCGCGTGGAAGCTTTCCCAGTTTCCTGCCAATCGCGTCATCGGTACCGGCACGCTACTGGATAGCGTTCGTTATCGAGCAATGCTTTCGACCGAATTGGAGATCCATGCCGACGATATCCGCGCGTATATTCTCGGCGAACATGGCGATACGCAGTTTGCGGCGCATTCCATTTCCGTGACCGGAGGTGAGCGGTTTTATCCGAGTGACACGTCGCGTCAGCTGTTTGAACGGACGGTGAACGTTGGCTACGAAGTCTCGCGTCTCAAAGGGCATACCAGCTATGGTATTGCGCTGGGAACGATGATGATCTTGGATAGCATCGTATACGACCTTCGCCACACCATGCCGGTCAGCGTGCTGATCGACGGACAATTTGGGGTGAACGATGTCTGTTTAAGCTTGCCAGCGGTGATCGGCCGACAGGGGATCACACGGGTCTTGCAGCCACCACTTTCGGAAGAAGAACAAGCGGCGTTTCACCGTTCTGCCGATGCGGTGAAGCGGTGCATCAGCTCGATGGGATTGATTACGGAAGATCAAAAATAA
- a CDS encoding sulfatase, with protein sequence MKTSLLVVLLVLVASPSIAADRPNILLFTADDLHAESLGAYGGKPEGLTPHLDAFAAESIKFNRAHVNAAICAPCRAIIATGRYGHRSGAMGFMPARENVPDIVTTLKAGGYHTGILGKVSHSTPKKSMVWDYSFDQNDLGNGRNPEIYYQRTKTFLKQCRDAGKPFYFMVNSHDPHRPYCNPKRLTKGAAMPSKVYSAEEVDVPGFLPDLPGIREELATYLNSTRRLDDTFGKVMQALKESGEADNTLVLFITDNGIAVPFAKCNAWFHSTRTPLLVRWPGKIKAGSVDDEHFVSVVDFFPTFLDVTQVAGPDGLDGRSFLPLLKGQNQEGREFVFTQIDSKAGGAAVPMRCVQNEKFGYIYNPFSDGKYWYRNNNEGKTMVAMNRAAQDDPAIQARVDLFRHRVPEEFYDLQSDPNCLHNLIENEKYADTIKQLQDELVAQMKSSDDPMLAAFLHREDRSKVDQVLTDTYGNWKAKGERRKKKK encoded by the coding sequence ATGAAAACCTCACTGCTGGTCGTTCTCCTTGTGCTCGTTGCCAGCCCTTCGATTGCGGCGGATCGCCCGAACATCTTGCTCTTCACCGCCGATGATCTTCACGCAGAGTCACTTGGGGCCTATGGCGGTAAGCCTGAAGGTTTGACGCCCCACTTAGATGCTTTCGCGGCCGAAAGCATCAAGTTCAATCGGGCCCATGTGAACGCCGCCATTTGTGCTCCATGCCGAGCGATCATCGCAACGGGACGTTACGGGCACCGATCTGGGGCAATGGGGTTTATGCCGGCTCGCGAGAACGTGCCTGACATCGTCACGACGTTGAAAGCAGGCGGCTATCATACCGGCATTCTAGGTAAAGTCTCGCATTCCACACCGAAGAAGTCGATGGTATGGGACTACAGCTTCGATCAAAACGATCTCGGTAACGGTCGCAACCCTGAGATCTATTACCAGCGAACGAAAACGTTCTTGAAGCAGTGCCGCGACGCCGGTAAGCCGTTCTACTTCATGGTCAATTCGCACGATCCGCATCGTCCTTATTGCAACCCAAAGCGATTGACGAAGGGAGCCGCGATGCCGTCCAAGGTTTACTCCGCGGAGGAAGTCGACGTGCCTGGTTTCCTGCCCGATCTACCAGGGATCCGCGAGGAACTGGCCACCTATCTGAATTCGACTCGCCGCCTGGACGATACCTTCGGCAAAGTGATGCAAGCCCTGAAGGAATCAGGGGAAGCTGACAATACGCTCGTGCTGTTCATCACGGATAACGGAATCGCGGTACCGTTCGCTAAGTGCAATGCGTGGTTCCATAGCACACGAACACCGCTTCTGGTTCGGTGGCCTGGCAAGATCAAAGCGGGGAGTGTTGATGACGAACATTTCGTTTCGGTGGTCGACTTCTTTCCTACCTTCTTGGATGTCACCCAGGTCGCAGGGCCAGATGGCTTGGACGGGCGGTCTTTTCTGCCGCTACTCAAGGGGCAAAACCAAGAGGGACGCGAATTCGTCTTCACGCAGATCGATTCCAAAGCAGGCGGGGCCGCCGTTCCAATGCGCTGCGTGCAGAACGAAAAGTTCGGCTACATCTATAATCCCTTCAGCGATGGTAAGTATTGGTATCGTAACAACAATGAAGGCAAGACGATGGTCGCCATGAATCGTGCCGCCCAAGACGACCCTGCCATTCAGGCCCGCGTCGATCTGTTTCGGCATCGCGTGCCGGAAGAATTTTACGATTTACAGAGCGATCCGAACTGTCTTCATAATCTCATCGAGAATGAAAAATACGCCGATACCATCAAGCAACTACAAGATGAGCTTGTCGCTCAGATGAAATCGTCGGACGACCCCATGTTGGCAGCTTTTCTCCATCGCGAAGATCGCTCGAAGGTGGACCAGGTGTTGACCGATACCTACGGCAATTGGAAAGCCAAGGGAGAGCGGCGAAAGAAAAAGAAATAA